A portion of the Candidatus Acidiferrales bacterium genome contains these proteins:
- a CDS encoding TonB-dependent receptor, producing MKRNLLFVCLLVWLLPAALFGQAQATTGVIQGEVVDQSGAVVPGATVEVRNLDTNFTRTLSTDNDGRFVFLQLPTGRYTLTVSKQGFSTVVQENFSLTVGQAIALSLTMKVSPTAERIVVTTTPTVDTIKTEASSTLNQTTVSTTPILGRKFEDLLTLTPGVSVVQGPDGDAINFAGQRGIFNNISLDGGDYNNGFFGEQMGGQRAAIDITLEAVKEFQVVATGANAEFGRTAGGVVNVITRSGTNEVHGSIFHFQRLEALSAETSDGKPLKDFHREQFGATVGGPVIKDKMFLFGAVEQITANLQRANLSEPLGSACSNPNPVITNPADEALISGSAECQRVALINFMRTTRNQEEGQPVRRPVHNTAVFGRFDWNVTPNNQLAASYNFNRSNKINETFDVSTYGNSANGIEGPSRIQVLNFNLFSTVSVTKLNEAHFTYSREARPRAAVVSNVPADTAMGFVDTFRFGHPFFLNPKIDELFWRTHLKDNFSIISGRHTIKLGGEWIHSRNVQVFRGFFEGRYIFDTVAGFLRYASPQTPSVAGFGPNTANCAGGGYGDFTLPVSPTNCPTGFATGFAAGPLLLFLQGAGRTGLATDAAGASDIKNEELALFIQDKWQIRPNFTLNYGLRWEAQIFPDPVVAPSDTAYGMFLSDPNFPSDGTLHNQKKMFQPRVGFAWDFLNNRKSVLRGSWGIYNARQNMLTQVGSITTNGLQQQTIFTSTDTARLGFTSPTPAWPGLVTPTAGSCGANPFPCFSGVRVFSKDYANPRIYTSNVAFEQELYPDWALYADFTWSKGVHLTRFINVNRSGVFLFELGEVMTAKSAGKALYRAFTIGMRKRFSHGFQMEGNYVFSKDLDDDSNERDPFTDRSFDPSNLGLDYALSDRDIKHKFNFFTYAELPWSFQVNVRMQARSAQPITPTVRTATNRNTLRKNNEFFSFDWRVLRPIRLGERFKLTPMIEMFNTFNNDNNVNPLITPGLFNFDGFLRQGVGDPRQVQLAVRFEF from the coding sequence ATGAAACGCAATTTGCTATTCGTTTGTCTGCTGGTATGGCTGCTGCCGGCCGCGTTGTTCGGCCAGGCGCAGGCGACCACCGGCGTGATCCAGGGCGAGGTGGTGGACCAATCGGGCGCTGTCGTGCCCGGGGCCACCGTTGAAGTAAGGAATCTGGACACCAACTTCACGAGAACCCTGAGCACCGACAACGACGGCCGATTTGTCTTTCTCCAGTTGCCTACAGGCCGCTATACGTTGACGGTCTCCAAGCAAGGCTTCTCCACCGTCGTCCAGGAGAACTTTAGCCTCACGGTTGGGCAGGCTATTGCCCTCTCTCTGACGATGAAGGTTTCACCGACTGCAGAACGCATCGTCGTCACCACCACACCCACCGTGGACACGATCAAGACGGAGGCCAGTTCCACATTGAACCAGACGACGGTGAGCACGACTCCCATCCTGGGGAGAAAATTTGAGGATCTGCTTACGTTGACGCCCGGGGTAAGCGTCGTGCAAGGACCGGACGGCGACGCAATTAACTTCGCCGGCCAGCGCGGGATTTTCAACAACATCAGCCTGGACGGCGGCGACTACAACAACGGCTTCTTTGGCGAGCAGATGGGCGGCCAGCGCGCCGCCATCGACATCACGCTGGAAGCGGTCAAGGAGTTTCAGGTGGTGGCGACCGGCGCTAACGCGGAGTTCGGACGCACGGCGGGCGGCGTCGTCAATGTCATCACCAGGTCGGGCACCAACGAAGTGCACGGTAGCATTTTCCACTTTCAACGGCTGGAGGCCCTGAGCGCAGAAACCTCCGACGGCAAGCCGCTCAAGGATTTCCACCGGGAGCAGTTCGGCGCCACAGTGGGCGGGCCGGTCATCAAGGACAAGATGTTCCTCTTCGGGGCCGTCGAGCAGATCACCGCCAACCTCCAGCGGGCCAATTTGAGCGAGCCGCTCGGCTCCGCCTGCTCGAATCCGAACCCTGTGATCACGAATCCGGCCGACGAGGCCCTCATTAGCGGCAGCGCTGAATGCCAGCGCGTGGCGCTGATCAATTTCATGCGAACGACTCGGAATCAGGAAGAGGGCCAGCCGGTCCGGCGCCCCGTTCACAACACTGCCGTCTTTGGTAGGTTCGACTGGAACGTCACGCCCAACAATCAGTTGGCTGCTTCTTACAACTTTAACCGGTCCAACAAGATCAACGAGACGTTCGACGTTTCTACCTACGGCAACTCCGCCAACGGGATCGAAGGGCCGTCCAGGATTCAGGTGCTTAACTTCAACCTGTTCAGCACCGTGTCGGTAACAAAATTAAATGAAGCTCACTTCACCTATTCGCGAGAGGCGCGACCTCGCGCGGCGGTGGTTTCGAACGTGCCAGCCGACACGGCCATGGGCTTCGTCGACACCTTCCGGTTTGGACATCCCTTTTTCCTCAACCCCAAAATTGACGAACTGTTCTGGCGCACGCATCTCAAGGACAACTTCTCCATCATCTCCGGGAGGCACACCATCAAACTCGGCGGCGAGTGGATCCACAGCCGCAACGTGCAAGTCTTCCGCGGCTTCTTTGAGGGTCGCTACATCTTTGACACCGTCGCCGGTTTCCTTCGTTATGCCTCGCCGCAGACGCCCTCTGTGGCGGGCTTTGGCCCCAACACGGCGAACTGTGCGGGCGGGGGCTATGGCGATTTTACGCTGCCCGTCTCCCCCACTAATTGCCCGACGGGATTCGCTACCGGCTTTGCCGCTGGCCCGCTGTTGCTCTTTCTTCAGGGCGCGGGCAGGACTGGACTAGCCACCGACGCCGCCGGCGCGTCCGACATCAAGAACGAAGAGCTCGCCTTGTTCATTCAAGATAAGTGGCAAATCCGGCCCAACTTCACTTTGAACTACGGCTTGCGTTGGGAAGCCCAAATCTTCCCCGACCCGGTCGTGGCTCCGTCGGACACAGCTTATGGGATGTTCCTAAGTGACCCGAACTTTCCCTCGGATGGCACCCTTCACAATCAGAAAAAGATGTTCCAACCCCGCGTTGGCTTTGCCTGGGATTTTTTGAACAACCGCAAATCGGTCTTGCGAGGGAGCTGGGGAATTTACAACGCCCGGCAAAACATGCTGACGCAGGTCGGCTCCATCACCACCAACGGCCTGCAACAGCAGACAATTTTCACCAGCACGGATACCGCTAGGCTTGGGTTCACTTCGCCCACGCCGGCCTGGCCGGGCTTGGTGACCCCGACGGCGGGATCATGCGGCGCCAACCCGTTCCCGTGCTTCAGCGGAGTTCGGGTGTTCAGTAAGGACTACGCCAACCCGCGCATTTACACGAGCAACGTGGCCTTCGAGCAGGAGCTCTATCCCGACTGGGCGCTGTACGCGGATTTTACCTGGTCAAAAGGTGTTCACCTGACACGCTTCATCAATGTCAACCGGAGCGGTGTTTTCCTATTTGAATTGGGCGAAGTGATGACGGCCAAGAGTGCCGGCAAAGCCCTCTACCGCGCCTTTACCATTGGAATGCGGAAGCGGTTCAGCCACGGCTTCCAAATGGAAGGGAACTATGTGTTCTCCAAAGACTTAGATGACGATTCCAACGAGCGCGACCCGTTCACCGATCGCTCCTTCGACCCCAGCAACCTCGGGTTGGATTACGCGCTGTCCGACCGCGACATCAAACACAAGTTCAATTTCTTTACGTACGCGGAACTGCCGTGGTCCTTCCAAGTCAACGTCCGGATGCAGGCGCGTTCCGCCCAGCCAATCACTCCGACCGTCCGCACCGCCACCAACCGCAACACCTTGCGCAAGAACAACGAGTTCTTCTCCTTCGATTGGCGTGTGCTCCGTCCCATCAGGTTGGGCGAGCGGTTCAAGTTGACTCCCATGATCGAGATGTTCAACACCTTCAACAATGACAACAACGTGAATCCGCTCATCACACCCGGGTTGTTCAACTTCGACGGCTTCCTGCGGCAGGGCGTCGGCGATCCCCGACAGGTCCAGCTTGCAGTGAGGTTCGAGTTCTAG
- a CDS encoding SgcJ/EcaC family oxidoreductase → MPRSPRQVVEAWSAAFNRQDADALAALYASDAVNWQVADQPLKGREAIHESFRVLFRAFPDMGHSRVNLLEEGEWAALEWEGWGTHRGEFAGRPASGRSFRLRGCGFFQVRDGLIVFQRGYWDRVTWFGQIGIAV, encoded by the coding sequence ATGCCCAGGTCTCCCCGCCAGGTGGTGGAAGCCTGGTCGGCGGCCTTCAACCGTCAGGACGCGGACGCGCTGGCGGCGCTCTATGCAAGCGACGCGGTGAACTGGCAGGTGGCTGACCAGCCGCTCAAAGGCCGCGAGGCCATTCACGAGAGCTTCCGCGTGTTGTTCCGCGCTTTCCCCGACATGGGACACAGCCGCGTCAATCTTCTCGAAGAGGGGGAATGGGCGGCGCTGGAATGGGAAGGGTGGGGCACGCACCGCGGCGAATTTGCCGGCCGGCCGGCTTCGGGCCGCTCGTTCCGGTTGCGCGGCTGCGGATTCTTTCAAGTGCGCGACGGCCTGATTGTTTTTCAGCGAGGTTACTGGGACCGGGTCACCT